From a single Georhizobium profundi genomic region:
- a CDS encoding NAD(P)/FAD-dependent oxidoreductase, with amino-acid sequence MTFIKDRRGAGPLLTRRTFGLLAGAGAASLALPSYLRAQDKPRVVVIGGGAGGATAARYLAKDSDGALDVTLINNTETYTTCFFSNIYLGGYRDLQSITHGYDALVSQYGINKVTGTAVAIDRDAKTVRLEDGTDIAYDRLVVAPGIDIIYDSIAGYSEEAAETAPHAWKGGPQTEILKTRLDALEDGQNIVMVTPPNPYRCPPGPYERVSMMAHVLKAKGYTQSKIFVLDPKETFSKQALFQEGWETHYPGMVEWYGPDVIGEIAGVDVAAGAVETGFDTFEGALLNIIPAQRAGAIAIQADLVNETGFCPIDAASMKSSADENIYVIGDASIAGDMPKSGFSANSQAKVAAMNIRAELTGSNAFPARYANTCWSLIETDDGVKVGAQYEPAEGKITATSTFVSQPGETAELRKETYEESVVWYDSMIADTFGITA; translated from the coding sequence ATGACATTTATTAAAGACCGCCGCGGCGCCGGGCCGCTTTTGACGCGTAGAACCTTCGGTCTCCTTGCCGGCGCAGGTGCCGCCTCGCTTGCCCTGCCTTCCTACCTGCGTGCGCAGGACAAGCCGCGCGTCGTCGTCATCGGCGGTGGTGCCGGCGGTGCGACGGCCGCCCGCTATCTTGCCAAGGACAGCGATGGTGCGCTCGACGTCACGCTGATCAACAACACCGAAACCTACACCACCTGCTTCTTCTCCAATATCTATCTCGGTGGCTATCGCGATCTGCAGTCGATCACGCATGGCTATGACGCGCTCGTTTCGCAGTACGGGATCAACAAGGTCACCGGCACGGCCGTCGCCATCGACCGCGACGCCAAGACGGTGCGGCTCGAAGATGGCACGGACATCGCCTATGACCGCCTGGTCGTCGCGCCCGGCATCGACATCATCTACGATTCCATCGCCGGTTATTCCGAAGAGGCCGCGGAGACTGCACCGCATGCCTGGAAGGGCGGCCCGCAGACGGAAATCTTGAAGACCCGTCTCGATGCGCTGGAAGATGGTCAGAACATCGTGATGGTCACGCCGCCGAACCCCTATCGCTGCCCGCCCGGGCCCTATGAGCGCGTGTCGATGATGGCGCACGTTCTGAAGGCGAAGGGTTACACGCAGTCGAAGATCTTCGTGCTCGATCCGAAAGAGACCTTCTCCAAGCAGGCACTCTTCCAGGAAGGCTGGGAAACCCACTATCCGGGCATGGTCGAGTGGTATGGTCCCGATGTCATCGGCGAGATCGCCGGTGTCGACGTCGCGGCCGGTGCTGTCGAGACGGGCTTCGATACGTTTGAAGGCGCGCTTCTCAACATCATTCCGGCGCAGCGTGCCGGCGCCATCGCAATCCAGGCCGATCTCGTCAATGAAACCGGCTTCTGCCCGATCGATGCCGCTTCGATGAAGTCGTCTGCCGACGAGAACATCTATGTCATCGGCGATGCGAGCATTGCAGGCGACATGCCGAAGTCCGGCTTCTCCGCAAACAGCCAGGCCAAGGTTGCGGCGATGAACATTCGCGCTGAACTGACCGGCTCGAACGCTTTCCCGGCCCGCTACGCCAACACCTGCTGGAGCCTCATCGAGACGGATGACGGCGTGAAGGTCGGTGCCCAGTACGAGCCTGCTGAAGGCAAGATCACGGCGACCTCGACCTTCGTCAGCCAGCCGGGCGAGACTGCCGAGCTGCGCAAGGAAACGTACGAAGAATCCGTGGTCTGGTACGACAGCATGATCGCCGACACGTTCGGCATCACGGCCTAA
- a CDS encoding c-type cytochrome, with protein MVKAFITLAAAMLAGLPVPAGAEEKAGAAADVEAYVQRVSELAVDPAYGDYLSSQCTSCHGANAAGGIPAIQGQPAEAIIAALFEYKTELRENAVMRSVASALSDEDVAALSAHFSQQ; from the coding sequence TTGGTCAAGGCATTTATCACTCTTGCTGCAGCGATGCTGGCAGGTCTTCCGGTGCCGGCTGGTGCGGAGGAAAAAGCCGGAGCGGCTGCGGATGTCGAGGCGTATGTCCAGCGCGTGAGCGAACTTGCCGTCGACCCCGCCTATGGGGATTACCTCTCGTCGCAATGCACGTCCTGTCACGGAGCCAATGCAGCTGGCGGCATTCCCGCCATCCAGGGGCAGCCGGCCGAAGCGATCATCGCAGCGCTCTTCGAATACAAGACAGAATTGCGCGAGAACGCGGTGATGCGGTCGGTCGCGTCGGCGCTGTCGGACGAGGATGTCGCGGCGCTTTCCGCACATTTCTCGCAGCAATGA
- a CDS encoding YeeE/YedE family protein, with translation MDFVPLIDRVGEEMTATFGGGVIGFILGFALLKTGFCTRMAVIDMARARSLTGPATWLLGFAAALLAVQAMLYAGVIAVDTSRFFATGQSLSGALIGGAIFGIGMVLTRGCVSRLLVLGAAGNLRAIYSLLFVALAAYATLYGFLVPGRDAIAPLLSTAAIGGNALVDHTGGGNVSGVVLGAVAAVVAIALAARAKLGLGQSIGAVVVGLMVAAAWYFTATLTAQLFEPIAIDSISFIRPLAQTSGALIGSVALPTFDFGLVIGTFAGGLLAALVLGRFKVTTFSEPGAPHILRYTIGAAMMGFGGVLAAGCSIGAGLTGGSVLAASALIALLSMAVAGAVTDTVLDRPRERSPA, from the coding sequence ATGGACTTCGTGCCGCTGATCGATCGGGTCGGTGAAGAGATGACGGCGACGTTTGGTGGCGGCGTCATCGGTTTCATTCTCGGTTTCGCGCTGCTGAAGACGGGCTTCTGCACCCGGATGGCGGTGATCGACATGGCGCGAGCACGGAGCCTCACCGGGCCTGCCACCTGGCTGCTCGGCTTCGCTGCCGCGCTTCTTGCCGTACAGGCGATGCTTTATGCCGGCGTGATCGCCGTGGACACGAGCCGCTTCTTCGCCACTGGCCAGAGCCTCTCCGGTGCGCTCATCGGCGGCGCGATCTTCGGCATCGGCATGGTGCTGACGCGCGGATGCGTCTCGCGCCTGCTCGTTCTCGGTGCGGCCGGCAATCTGCGCGCGATCTACAGCCTCCTCTTCGTGGCGCTGGCTGCCTATGCCACGCTTTACGGTTTTCTGGTGCCGGGTCGCGATGCGATCGCGCCGCTGCTGAGCACAGCTGCGATCGGCGGCAATGCGCTTGTCGACCACACGGGTGGTGGCAATGTTTCAGGCGTCGTTCTCGGTGCCGTCGCGGCGGTGGTTGCCATCGCCCTGGCCGCCCGGGCGAAGCTTGGTCTCGGCCAGTCGATCGGCGCAGTCGTCGTCGGGCTCATGGTGGCTGCTGCGTGGTATTTCACCGCAACGCTGACGGCGCAGCTGTTCGAGCCGATCGCCATCGACAGCATTTCCTTCATCCGACCGCTTGCGCAGACGAGCGGCGCTCTCATTGGCAGCGTCGCATTGCCGACATTCGACTTCGGCCTGGTGATCGGCACCTTTGCTGGTGGGCTTCTCGCTGCCCTCGTCCTCGGTCGGTTCAAGGTCACGACGTTTTCCGAACCGGGAGCGCCGCACATTTTGCGCTACACGATCGGTGCCGCCATGATGGGCTTTGGCGGTGTTCTGGCCGCTGGCTGCTCGATCGGGGCTGGATTGACGGGCGGGTCGGTGTTGGCCGCGTCAGCGCTCATAGCGTTGCTTTCCATGGCCGTCGCGGGTGCGGTCACCGACACAGTGCTTGATCGCCCGCGCGAGCGAAGCCCGGCTTAA
- a CDS encoding ABC transporter permease, which yields MARAHDNRQGWGLVAPALIWTIAFFVVPFLMMLALSFAKMEGRSVVSGFFPDNYIRIFTEPSLLRGLVVSLEITVTVTVISMVLAYPLAWIIAFRVPERWQRLVLILTILPFWTSYVVRSYSWLLVLGQNGVINKTLMALDVISEPISMSASRFATVTGFVHFFVMLLTLTIFANLKQLSPNYARAAQDLGAGRLATFRHVILPLTLPGLMTGAFLTFVLCIGDYITPQILGGNNELTLPQLIMMQLGRRGDFPMASAMAVVLMGIVTLAYLFSARWLRIDRL from the coding sequence ATGGCGCGCGCACATGACAACCGGCAGGGCTGGGGCCTCGTTGCTCCCGCCCTCATCTGGACGATCGCATTCTTCGTGGTGCCCTTCCTGATGATGCTGGCCTTGAGCTTCGCCAAGATGGAAGGGCGCAGCGTCGTCTCCGGCTTCTTTCCGGACAACTACATCCGCATTTTCACCGAGCCGTCGCTTTTGCGCGGGCTCGTCGTCTCGCTCGAGATCACCGTCACCGTGACCGTGATCTCGATGGTGCTTGCCTATCCGCTCGCCTGGATCATCGCGTTTCGGGTGCCGGAGCGCTGGCAGCGTCTCGTGCTGATCCTCACGATCCTGCCGTTCTGGACGTCTTACGTGGTGCGGTCCTACTCGTGGCTGCTGGTGCTCGGGCAGAACGGGGTGATCAACAAGACGTTGATGGCGCTCGACGTCATCAGTGAGCCCATTTCCATGTCGGCGTCGCGCTTTGCCACCGTCACGGGCTTCGTGCATTTCTTCGTCATGCTTCTGACGCTGACGATCTTCGCCAATTTGAAGCAGCTTTCGCCGAACTACGCCCGCGCTGCACAGGATCTGGGCGCAGGGCGCTTGGCCACGTTCCGGCATGTGATCCTGCCGCTCACGCTGCCCGGCCTGATGACCGGCGCGTTTTTGACCTTCGTGCTCTGCATCGGCGATTACATCACGCCGCAGATCTTGGGCGGCAACAACGAGTTGACCTTGCCGCAGCTCATCATGATGCAGCTCGGCCGGCGCGGTGACTTTCCGATGGCTTCGGCCATGGCCGTTGTGTTGATGGGAATCGTGACGCTCGCCTATCTCTTCAGTGCGCGCTGGCTTCGGATCGACCGGCTATGA
- the soxZ gene encoding thiosulfate oxidation carrier complex protein SoxZ gives MSSRPRVSVPATAASGDIIEIKALISHTMESGQRRDASGNRIPRKIINAFACTFNGEPVFSCAIEPAVAANPFLSFSARVTESGTFRFTWTDDDGSVYEAEEAIEVS, from the coding sequence ATGTCATCGAGACCACGCGTGAGCGTTCCCGCGACAGCCGCCTCGGGAGATATCATCGAGATCAAGGCCCTGATCTCGCACACGATGGAATCCGGCCAGCGCCGCGATGCTTCCGGCAACCGCATTCCGCGCAAGATCATCAACGCGTTCGCCTGCACCTTCAACGGCGAACCGGTCTTCTCCTGCGCCATCGAACCGGCCGTCGCTGCCAATCCGTTTCTGTCGTTTTCGGCGCGTGTGACGGAAAGCGGAACGTTCCGCTTCACCTGGACCGATGACGATGGCTCCGTCTACGAAGCGGAAGAGGCAATCGAAGTCAGCTGA
- a CDS encoding DEAD/DEAH box helicase, which yields MTSSIENAPASLPAAIHPALSSALEAHGYAQLTPVQTAMLDDANAGADLLVSAQTGSGKTVAFGLAIASTLLDGAETFGAAGRPLGLVIAPTRELALQVQRELDWLYAVAGVRTATCVGGMDMRNERRSLERGAHLVVGTPGRLRDHINKGALDLADLRAVVLDEADEMLDLGFKDDLEFILAAAPDDRRTLMFSATVSRPIAELAKTYQRDAVRVAVTASTEQHADIDYQLMLVRRDEREHAIINTLLHSDSKSALVFCHTRESVRHLTARLGNRGFAVVALSGELAQSERSSALQAMRDGRAHVCVATDVAARGIDLPNLDLVIHADVPSNPATLLHRSGRTGRAGRKGVCVLIVPEHRRGAAARVLSLAKLNAATVPAPGIAAIEARYREQILEAAVSTPPVEQHEEPFIAELLEKVTPEQLAAAYLRQQLASRPIPEDVAEIPIRPITPRAPKGERGSERDGSAPREPREPRSEMAGGVWFKLSLGRKQRADPKWLLPMICKAGGVTKKDVGSIKIDETETRFEIAGDKADAYVEHLAERGTGEKGVTIVPLDGGSSHRSAPRGKPAGAKPSGPKPAKRAAEKRADWSDRPARADEARKGPKADRPGKPGKPGKFKGAKRRDA from the coding sequence ATGACATCGTCCATCGAAAATGCGCCGGCATCCCTGCCGGCCGCCATCCATCCTGCTCTCTCCTCCGCGCTTGAAGCGCACGGCTACGCCCAGCTGACGCCCGTTCAGACGGCCATGCTGGACGACGCCAATGCGGGGGCGGACCTGCTCGTCTCGGCACAGACCGGATCGGGCAAGACAGTCGCCTTCGGGCTCGCCATTGCGTCCACGCTGCTCGATGGCGCGGAGACCTTCGGCGCTGCCGGACGGCCACTCGGTCTCGTGATTGCGCCGACACGCGAACTGGCTTTGCAGGTCCAGCGCGAACTCGACTGGCTTTATGCCGTTGCCGGTGTGCGCACCGCCACCTGCGTCGGCGGCATGGACATGCGCAACGAGCGCCGGTCGCTCGAACGCGGCGCCCATCTCGTCGTCGGCACGCCCGGTCGTCTGCGCGATCACATCAACAAGGGTGCGCTCGATCTTGCCGATCTTCGGGCCGTCGTCCTGGATGAGGCCGACGAGATGCTGGATCTCGGCTTCAAGGACGATCTCGAATTCATTCTCGCCGCTGCACCGGACGACCGCCGGACGCTGATGTTCTCGGCAACCGTCTCGCGGCCGATCGCCGAGCTTGCCAAGACCTACCAGCGCGATGCGGTGCGGGTCGCCGTCACGGCATCCACCGAGCAGCATGCGGATATCGACTATCAGCTGATGCTCGTGCGCCGCGACGAGCGCGAGCATGCCATCATCAACACGCTTCTCCATTCCGACAGCAAGAGCGCGCTCGTCTTCTGCCACACGCGCGAATCCGTGCGTCATCTGACGGCGCGGCTCGGCAATCGCGGTTTTGCGGTGGTGGCGCTCTCGGGCGAACTCGCCCAGTCGGAACGCTCGAGCGCGCTGCAGGCGATGCGCGATGGTCGAGCGCATGTCTGCGTCGCGACCGATGTCGCCGCTCGCGGCATCGACCTGCCCAATCTCGATCTCGTCATCCATGCGGATGTCCCGAGTAATCCGGCGACGCTTCTCCACCGGTCGGGGCGTACCGGCCGAGCCGGGCGCAAGGGCGTGTGCGTGCTGATCGTGCCCGAACATCGCCGTGGTGCGGCAGCAAGGGTGCTGTCGCTTGCAAAGCTCAATGCTGCGACCGTTCCGGCCCCCGGCATTGCGGCCATCGAGGCGCGCTATCGCGAGCAGATCCTCGAAGCTGCAGTATCCACGCCACCGGTTGAGCAGCACGAGGAGCCGTTCATCGCCGAGCTTCTGGAAAAGGTGACGCCGGAACAGCTTGCTGCCGCCTATCTTCGCCAGCAACTGGCTTCGCGCCCCATTCCCGAAGACGTGGCCGAAATTCCGATCCGTCCGATCACGCCGCGCGCGCCGAAGGGCGAGCGCGGCTCCGAGCGGGACGGCAGCGCTCCGCGTGAACCGCGGGAGCCGCGCTCCGAAATGGCCGGCGGCGTCTGGTTCAAGCTGTCACTCGGGCGCAAGCAGCGCGCCGATCCGAAGTGGCTTCTGCCGATGATCTGCAAGGCAGGCGGCGTCACGAAGAAGGACGTCGGCTCCATCAAGATCGACGAGACCGAAACGCGCTTCGAGATTGCCGGCGACAAGGCCGACGCTTACGTCGAACATCTGGCGGAACGCGGCACCGGTGAAAAAGGCGTAACGATCGTGCCGCTCGATGGTGGCTCCAGCCATAGGTCTGCACCGCGTGGCAAGCCGGCCGGCGCGAAGCCATCCGGTCCCAAACCGGCCAAGAGGGCTGCCGAAAAGCGTGCGGACTGGTCAGATCGCCCCGCGCGGGCCGACGAGGCGCGCAAGGGTCCGAAGGCGGACAGGCCGGGCAAACCGGGGAAGCCCGGCAAGTTCAAGGGCGCGAAGCGCCGGGACGCTTGA
- a CDS encoding TetR/AcrR family transcriptional regulator, with amino-acid sequence MTGLREQQKADRHRRILDAASALFRNLGYEAARMEDIAELARVSPGTVYNYFGYKGDVLVAIVAMEVEEILGDGALMIDRPHHNVEEAVSSLIAHYYDHSLVYLNKEMWRMAMALSIRDPNGPVSLRYTALDQQLADQICQLLKRLQIAGLVTAGLDTVAIGQMIFNNLNMMFMEFVKDERMPLSLLKDRVSQQNAPLLRLICSKVA; translated from the coding sequence GTGACTGGATTGCGAGAGCAGCAAAAGGCCGACCGGCATCGCCGTATTCTCGATGCCGCGTCGGCGCTTTTCCGCAATCTGGGCTATGAAGCCGCGCGCATGGAAGACATCGCGGAACTCGCGCGTGTGTCACCGGGAACGGTCTACAATTACTTCGGATACAAGGGCGACGTTCTGGTCGCCATCGTCGCCATGGAAGTCGAAGAAATCCTTGGCGACGGCGCATTGATGATCGATCGCCCGCATCACAATGTCGAGGAAGCGGTAAGCAGCCTGATCGCTCACTATTACGATCACTCGCTCGTCTACCTGAACAAGGAGATGTGGCGCATGGCGATGGCCTTGTCGATCCGCGATCCGAACGGGCCGGTGAGCCTGCGTTATACCGCACTGGACCAGCAACTGGCCGACCAGATCTGCCAGCTGCTGAAGCGGCTTCAGATCGCCGGCCTCGTGACGGCGGGCCTCGACACGGTCGCGATCGGGCAGATGATCTTCAACAATCTGAACATGATGTTCATGGAGTTCGTGAAGGACGAGCGGATGCCGCTCAGCCTGTTGAAGGACCGCGTATCCCAGCAAAATGCACCGCTTCTGCGCCTGATCTGCTCCAAGGTGGCCTGA
- a CDS encoding extracellular solute-binding protein: MTAAPVSAFRKSISLSLLAATALTAAAPATIAPAFAQSQELNALVWCDHTDPELVQPFEEEHDVRVNLREYEGTAAGLAILEQSQPGDWDVLVIDAVDVGRAVDLGIMAALPADELPTGDFFPELVMEDLNTREGTTYAVTEKFGYNTVAYNKAAVDPADMTNFETLFSGKYDGRIAIYDYYLPVLGMLSLSEGIDTGDLDAEALETLREPLFDLRARSSQVSEVVASQTALATGEVDILVGGGEWLTAVLASENADLDWTIPEQGGVLWAQSIGVLESSENKDLATEFVKYIVSPEGQARLATSSCYWGMPANAAAGDVLTDEEKTVLRWDDQPDFLTRVQRYPVPDAELDTAMQDLWTDMLQQ; this comes from the coding sequence ATGACTGCCGCGCCCGTGTCTGCTTTCCGCAAATCGATTTCCCTATCGCTTCTGGCCGCAACGGCGTTGACCGCTGCAGCGCCTGCCACCATCGCGCCTGCGTTCGCGCAGAGCCAGGAGCTCAATGCGCTGGTGTGGTGCGACCACACCGATCCCGAACTCGTTCAGCCCTTCGAGGAAGAGCACGATGTGCGGGTCAATCTGCGGGAGTATGAAGGCACGGCTGCCGGTCTGGCGATCCTTGAACAGTCGCAGCCCGGTGACTGGGATGTGCTCGTGATCGATGCCGTCGACGTTGGCCGTGCGGTCGATCTCGGCATCATGGCGGCCTTGCCTGCCGACGAACTGCCAACGGGCGACTTCTTCCCTGAGCTCGTCATGGAAGACCTCAACACGCGTGAAGGCACGACCTACGCGGTGACGGAGAAGTTCGGTTACAACACGGTCGCCTACAACAAGGCCGCCGTCGATCCGGCCGACATGACGAATTTCGAAACGCTCTTCTCCGGCAAGTATGACGGTCGGATCGCCATCTATGACTATTATCTGCCGGTGCTCGGCATGCTGTCGCTCAGCGAAGGCATCGATACGGGTGATCTGGATGCAGAAGCGCTCGAAACCCTGCGCGAGCCTCTCTTCGATCTGCGGGCACGCTCGAGCCAGGTCAGCGAAGTCGTGGCCAGCCAGACCGCGCTTGCGACCGGCGAAGTCGACATCCTCGTCGGTGGCGGCGAATGGCTGACAGCAGTTCTCGCCAGCGAAAACGCCGATCTCGACTGGACCATTCCGGAGCAGGGCGGCGTTCTCTGGGCACAATCGATCGGTGTGCTGGAAAGCAGCGAGAACAAGGATCTTGCCACCGAATTCGTGAAATACATCGTCAGCCCGGAAGGCCAGGCACGGCTTGCGACGTCGTCCTGCTACTGGGGTATGCCGGCCAATGCGGCTGCCGGCGACGTGCTGACGGATGAGGAAAAGACCGTGCTGCGCTGGGACGACCAGCCGGACTTTCTCACGCGCGTGCAGCGCTACCCCGTTCCCGACGCCGAACTCGACACCGCCATGCAGGATCTCTGGACCGACATGCTGCAGCAGTGA
- a CDS encoding thiosulfate oxidation carrier protein SoxY → MIQATRRHVLTLTAGAVAAFAGGAIGIAPARADEEAFQAAIRDFTGGVEPQAGRVTLTLPDAVENGSSVPVSVAVESAMSDGDLVEELAIFADGNPLPGVAAFAFTARSGVASAGTRIRLAQSQTVVAIARFADGSVFMDSRAVEVTVGGCAA, encoded by the coding sequence ATGATACAGGCCACACGACGGCATGTGCTCACGCTGACTGCAGGTGCGGTTGCCGCTTTCGCTGGCGGTGCGATCGGCATTGCGCCCGCACGTGCCGACGAGGAAGCTTTTCAGGCGGCCATCCGCGATTTCACCGGTGGCGTGGAGCCTCAAGCCGGCCGCGTGACGTTGACGCTTCCCGATGCAGTCGAGAATGGCAGCTCAGTTCCGGTTTCGGTGGCGGTCGAGAGCGCGATGAGCGACGGCGATCTCGTGGAGGAGTTGGCGATCTTCGCTGATGGCAATCCGCTGCCGGGCGTTGCTGCCTTCGCCTTCACGGCGAGAAGCGGTGTGGCATCGGCGGGAACGCGCATTCGGCTGGCCCAGTCGCAGACAGTCGTCGCTATCGCGCGCTTTGCCGATGGTTCGGTTTTCATGGATAGCCGCGCGGTGGAAGTCACCGTCGGCGGTTGCGCGGCCTGA